The following are from one region of the Palaeococcus ferrophilus DSM 13482 genome:
- a CDS encoding type II/IV secretion system ATPase subunit: MAQRVSETLDDAMRRNPHLRKYVEQFRKKYGKMPEFHAQLSRDMKEIMYPNILYPVGDPIFVHIYSDPQTEKRYIVIEPRIENREEEKKYGIIRDRILELAPTRDIPEDPDEFERFLDNLFEEAVLSLIKSKAGFLGRKAPITITKEEMEKFRYLIKRDIIGIGPLEPIARDPYIEDIHIIGANYVSLIHKIFEAMPTNITFGDNIALSDYLKNMSERIGRPVSDRNPIVDGALPDGSRINIIYSPDVSIKGPSATIRKFAATPLSVTQLVAWNTFSAEEAAYLWLALEYGMSVFVCGETASGKTTTLNSIIPFIKPTAKIYTAEDTPEVHVPHPTWQRLITRERGPEESRVTLFDLLKAALRSRPNYIIVGEIRGAEGAIAFQAMQTGHPVMSTFHAGDIKKMIQRFTGHPINVPVTFIDNLNIALFQQAVYVKGKFLRRVLTIVEIEGYYEELGGVATRNVFEWDPVSDRHIFRGFNNSYILERKIAEVAGYEDPKEIYNELFLRARIIERMIELGITNYWDVYREIKAFYEKGIEGLSFRL, from the coding sequence ATGGCCCAGAGGGTAAGCGAGACACTGGACGATGCGATGAGGAGGAACCCCCATCTCAGAAAGTACGTGGAGCAGTTCAGGAAGAAGTACGGGAAGATGCCCGAGTTCCACGCCCAGCTCTCGAGGGATATGAAGGAGATAATGTACCCCAACATTCTCTATCCCGTTGGAGATCCGATATTCGTCCATATATACTCCGACCCGCAGACTGAAAAGCGCTACATCGTCATAGAGCCGCGCATAGAGAACAGGGAAGAGGAGAAGAAGTACGGGATTATAAGGGACAGGATACTGGAGCTGGCCCCAACGAGGGACATCCCGGAGGACCCCGATGAGTTCGAGCGCTTCCTCGACAACCTCTTTGAGGAGGCGGTGCTCTCGCTCATAAAATCAAAGGCGGGCTTTCTGGGGAGGAAGGCGCCCATAACAATCACCAAGGAAGAGATGGAAAAGTTCCGCTACCTCATCAAGAGGGACATCATAGGTATAGGCCCCCTGGAACCCATAGCGCGCGACCCCTACATCGAGGATATCCACATAATTGGTGCCAACTACGTCTCACTCATCCACAAGATATTCGAGGCGATGCCGACTAACATAACCTTCGGCGACAACATAGCCCTCTCGGATTATCTCAAGAACATGAGCGAGCGCATTGGAAGGCCCGTAAGCGACAGGAACCCCATAGTTGACGGTGCCCTGCCCGATGGCTCACGTATCAACATAATCTACTCCCCCGACGTGTCAATAAAGGGGCCGAGCGCCACAATCCGTAAGTTCGCGGCCACCCCCCTAAGCGTTACCCAGCTCGTCGCATGGAACACCTTCAGCGCCGAGGAAGCTGCCTACCTGTGGCTCGCCCTCGAGTACGGCATGAGCGTCTTCGTTTGTGGTGAGACAGCTTCCGGAAAAACCACCACCCTCAACTCGATAATACCCTTCATCAAGCCGACCGCTAAAATCTACACCGCGGAGGATACCCCGGAGGTTCACGTGCCCCACCCGACGTGGCAGCGTCTCATAACCAGGGAGCGCGGGCCCGAGGAGAGCAGGGTTACGCTCTTTGACCTTCTGAAAGCTGCCCTTCGTTCGAGGCCGAACTACATCATCGTCGGTGAGATTCGTGGTGCGGAGGGTGCCATAGCCTTCCAGGCAATGCAGACGGGTCACCCTGTTATGAGCACGTTCCACGCTGGTGACATCAAGAAGATGATCCAGCGTTTCACGGGGCACCCAATCAACGTGCCGGTCACGTTCATAGACAACCTCAACATAGCCCTCTTCCAGCAGGCGGTATACGTCAAGGGCAAGTTCCTGAGGAGGGTTCTCACCATAGTTGAGATCGAGGGCTATTACGAGGAGCTCGGTGGAGTCGCCACGAGGAACGTTTTCGAGTGGGATCCCGTCTCGGACAGGCACATCTTCCGTGGTTTCAACAACTCCTACATCCTCGAGAGGAAGATAGCGGAGGTCGCTGGCTACGAGGATCCAAAGGAGATCTACAACGAGCTCTTCCTGAGGGCCAGGATAATCGAGAGGATGATAGAGCTTGGGATTACAAACTACTGGGACGTTTACAGGGAGATCAAAGCCTTCTACGAGAAGGGAATCGAGGGACTCAGCTTCAGGCTGTGA
- a CDS encoding flagellar protein G — protein sequence MAAGGPASELIMFIVAVIVAGTVAGALAYVTNDIAHGINDRGAMMADQLRTDFAIINDPQNIPVSGTGPYNYTFYIKNIGKESFAFDSSSVQVFIDGNIMPPSNLTFTDTSGNAITSLNPYEVGQIIVTRGTALSSGAHKIVVVLENGKRRSLVFEI from the coding sequence ATGGCCGCAGGAGGGCCAGCGAGTGAGCTCATAATGTTCATCGTCGCGGTAATCGTCGCGGGCACCGTTGCGGGTGCTTTGGCTTACGTTACCAACGACATAGCCCACGGTATCAACGATAGGGGAGCCATGATGGCGGACCAGCTCAGGACAGATTTTGCCATAATAAACGACCCCCAGAACATCCCCGTTAGTGGGACGGGTCCATACAACTACACGTTTTACATCAAGAACATAGGGAAGGAAAGCTTTGCCTTTGATTCATCCTCAGTTCAGGTGTTCATAGACGGTAACATAATGCCCCCTTCAAACCTCACCTTCACCGATACCTCCGGGAACGCCATCACTTCCCTCAACCCCTACGAGGTTGGTCAAATAATAGTGACCCGCGGAACTGCCCTATCATCCGGAGCCCACAAAATTGTGGTAGTGTTGGAAAATGGCAAGAGGAGAAGCTTGGTATTCGAAATATAA
- a CDS encoding ATPase domain-containing protein, with amino-acid sequence MVEELLKMQLKGDELHRRLGGGIPAGSIILIEGDRGTGKSIFVQRLLYGFLMNGYSASYVSSQYTTVEYIRQMGSLGYDIIPFLIRKKLVFVSLYPLLTGVSEKKKFLSRLLGEPRLWDSNVVIIDSFSSILSREQDVAAVRNFLMYLKKLVSLSKVVILTINPEEINRDVLFSLEEAASMLIRLNVKVFGGDLKNSATIVKYNNAKGVFQKIIPFRVEPRVGLIVEIAAVV; translated from the coding sequence TTGGTCGAGGAACTGCTCAAAATGCAGCTCAAGGGTGACGAGCTACACAGGCGTCTCGGGGGTGGTATCCCCGCGGGAAGCATAATCCTGATAGAGGGGGATAGGGGTACTGGCAAGTCCATATTCGTTCAGCGCCTCCTCTACGGCTTCCTGATGAACGGTTATTCCGCCTCCTACGTCTCAAGTCAGTACACCACGGTGGAGTACATAAGGCAGATGGGCTCCCTCGGGTACGATATAATTCCCTTTCTCATCCGCAAGAAGCTGGTTTTCGTGTCACTCTACCCTCTTCTCACGGGTGTTAGCGAGAAGAAGAAGTTTTTGAGCAGGCTACTCGGCGAGCCTAGGCTGTGGGATTCAAACGTGGTCATCATAGATTCATTCTCATCAATCCTCTCGAGGGAGCAGGATGTAGCAGCCGTGAGAAACTTCCTCATGTACCTCAAGAAGCTCGTTAGCCTGAGCAAGGTGGTCATACTGACTATAAACCCAGAGGAGATCAACAGAGACGTGCTTTTTTCGCTTGAAGAGGCCGCCTCCATGCTCATCCGCCTAAACGTTAAGGTCTTCGGTGGCGACCTGAAGAACTCGGCAACCATAGTCAAGTACAACAACGCCAAGGGTGTCTTTCAGAAGATTATACCCTTCCGCGTTGAGCCGAGGGTTGGGCTTATAGTAGAAATTGCGGCGGTGGTGTGA